The Liolophura sinensis isolate JHLJ2023 chromosome 6, CUHK_Ljap_v2, whole genome shotgun sequence genomic sequence TTCCCAATAGAATGATTAAAATAGAGGAGcctgttttaaattttcttaatttgaCAGAATACTGTGGACGTATCAAGGTAAACATGAATTAAAATAGGTAAAATAGGTATGATTTGTAAATTTACTTTCATGACAAAGAATGTCACAAGATGAGATAAGCAGTGCTCTTATCTATTTCTTGAAGTTCACAGATAATATAAAAGGGTGTGAGTCGTGTGAGAATACAGCCTAAACTGAGGAACACCTGCAGGTGAGAACACGTGCCGCTTTTTGCGCTTTATTTCTTTGTGGATCTGAAAGCAGACATTCTACACCAAAATATGCTATGTTCTGGCTAAGTACAATGGCTTTGTTAATCTGAAAAGCGCATgacttttatttgtattttcagactTATTAAATAATGACATTCACTGAAATACAAAATTTGTAAAGCTTGATTATTTCAAATTAAATCGACATTACTTCGATTCATAAAAGTTATGGGTTTACTATTATATTTCTCGCAGACAAGATGAACTCGGCAGTCGCATTTCTTTTCTGTGGTCTGGTGGCCTACGGGAGCGCCAGTACCTGTGAGAACATCTGTACTCCGGTCTGCACCGGGGGAACCGCCGGAGGTGGAGCTCTCATTGGGGACATCCCTGGTGCTATCATCGGAGGGGCTCTGTCGGGGACATGCAGCCCTGTGTGCCACAAAGTCTGCAGCTTGGGCAAGAGGAAcatcgatgtgagttcaaagACTGATGGGGGAACTTTCTACTGTGACCTAAAATCTGGGCCAAACGCTGAATGATCTAATGTCTATTCATATCTTGGCTATAATGGCCTTTGCCAAAAGATTTAAGTACCATTCATGTATTGCAAGAAAACAATGATCAATCCCACTTCGATGCTAGTCGCTAATCCGGAAGGAATTGTACTCATTAATATAACATACTTAAATGTCAATCAGCAAACACATATGGAACAACTCGGACTCCTTTGTTATACTGGAAGCGTACCAACGTGCGACATACTTTTTCCCGTTCAGTGGCggctcgggtccaagctggacctaccattgttctcttgcaacGCATGAGTAATACGTCGCCAGTTTGCCCAAAAAATCACAagggcaggaatgaacaatagactaAACACAGCTTGGGCCAAAGTTGCTTCAGGCGGGGAAGATTCCCCATTCTAATCAATGGAAGATTAAATAAGGAACAGTTTAACAATGTCTTCGAAAGCTGATTCAGTAAGTTTAAGGAAACCTCgaacaaaatgtttcatttcaagAAATTAATGGCATGGAAAATGCTAAGCATACTGACGAGAGATGTGTGAGAAATGAGTGAGCAAGATGATTGGTAGGTGCTCGTTTCTCCACGGTCTATACTTACTTTATTTATGCTGAcaatgatacagtctgcaggaAAGACACACGATTGCCTCGACAGCTGTACTGTGCGCTTTTCACTGTTACTTATACATTGACAGTCACGTGTGCAGTTTGATGAAGTCCGATAAAACGAGAGacttaaagaaaaaacatttcatgaGTTACTCTTTAAACATTGTCCATAATAGGCCACAAGTGTTCCGTCAGAATACATAGACGTGTATTTTAATGGTGTATAATGTTGCCTTATGTTTTAGAGGTGGTTCGAGACCGTCTTCCCTCCACATCTCACAGACTATGATCTCAACGGTGATGGACAAATCTCTCTTAAGGAGTTCGCTGCTGGTTTCAAGGGCAGCCACCTTGACTTCGCTACCCGTCACATCTTCCACTTGTCTGACAAGGACGGTATGTAATTTGTTCCGTATCCAACTATTGGTCTGGAAAGTTTTTAGTTTCACAAACTTCTTCAGAATATTTTCCAGAGGGCAGCGTTTTACATGAATAACagtaaaaagtgaaaagtgaaatgaaagTGATGCTAATTAAACCGTCCTTTTGTATCAAGCATTTGTATTTATGCGTTACATCATGACTTAGCAGCAGGAACGATACACTTATGACTGATCTTCGTCCATGGTGGTTAATGTTTGTATCACCACGATACAAACCGTTTATGCAGTCTATTGATCACatggctgtttgtgcagtctgTTGCTCACatggctgtttgtgcagtctatTGCTCACATGACCGTTTATACAGTCTATTGCTCACATGACCGTTTGTGCAGTATATTGCttattgaagaccacttttctACTAGCGTGGCGTGCATATATGTGCGGATACTTCcctttcttccaaccataagaATGATCGCCATCGGAGAAGTGaataaattcttgagtgtgacgttAAATAAGcgtcaatcaaatcaatccaaTCAGTTGTGTGAGCAGGTAACGTTTGTGTTTTTGAAGACCATTGTTTTACATTACCAGAGCAACAGTATATGTTCAGCGCGTTCCACCCCTAATTAGTCATTATATTAAATCCATGGGCTAGGTATCAGTTCCATTACTATCTATAGCTGATTTTCTGGAAAATAATCCATATATATTTTCCTATTTCTGTTTGCAGCCGATGGATTTCTGTCTGCCCTGGAGCTGGCTCTTGCTCCCCCTCAAGTTCAACTAagttcagtgaaaataaaacttttgttcGGACATAAACAAAGTAAGTcttgtttttgtctttggttCCCGTTTAAGTCGACAAGGCctgctttgtgttaaaattgCTCTATAAAAACCAATGCGGATATGCAGCAGGAATAAAAAAATCGCAAATCTGTGTTTGGGTATGTGAGCAAAAAAAGGGAAAATTCGCGAGGGCGATGTCTTAACATCCAACATAACAGATAATGTTTGTTAAACTTCCTCTAACAATCTTTAGTCCATTTTGCACAGTAGAAGAATAGTGAAAATGATTGAAGGAATCATCAGGGTCATTAAAAAATTTAAGCTTTATGTTCTGCGAAAATGCCTGCAAAATATCAGAAGTCAAAATAAACTGATTCTGCTATgcactgtaaatacatgtatatgtgtgagtAGTACATTATATATCGCTGGGGGTGAGGAAGGTTACACAAAACTTTGAAGTAAGCCACTTTTTTCTTGTGATGGGTTCTGTCTTGTATAAATGTAGTACATTACTCCAAGTTACTGtgctttttttcctttttatagTCAAGTACCAGCTAGCCTAAGACAGAAATGTGTTGCTACTTCGAAAAACGCAGCTCAGTAAATTGTAATGGGAAGCCTGTAGCAAGAGAGACAATTTTGCTCAATAAACCTAAAGTTAGTaaagtcaaaatgtaaataaatacactctCAACGGCCGAAAATTGTCTAAATGTCAGTTGAGAGTTTCACTTCAAGATCAAACCCTGTACCagaagtgttttgttttgtggtaAACTGTAAAAACAGGTGTTCTCTTTCCACACCCACACATATCGTGACTTCGTGTTCCATCAACGAATTAAAGTCTATTGAGAAACAACGAAAAGGTGACAGGGAGCCCATTGGGTCAACACCAGAGTCTTTTTTTATGGTATATTTTAACACTGACGGAAATTTTCGGGTTGTAAGTGGACTGGATCAAACATTTCAGCTgggtgatctccccttaactggATTAATATCCACTTTTTACAATAATAACATTATCCATATTATCATGTTATTAACGGCTTAATACCAGGACCGTAAAGCAAGCGAGCGATAAAATTCCGCCACAGTAATGCACGAAGCATTGTAGCCCGAATGGAGGATGACTTTTCTACCCTCTCTAGACTGGACGAAATGAACACCTTGCTGCGTATGAAATATGATTATGATGTGATTGGAGTGAGTGAAACGTGGCTTGATGAAGGGATTTCGGACGAAGAGGTGGGGCTACCAGGGTATTACATTGAACGTAAGGATAGGAATCGGCATGGTGATGGCGTCGCAATTTATATAAAGTCCCCATTAAATGCAGTTCGTAGGAAAGATCTGGAAAATGATACCGAAATGGTATGTATTCAAACTATTCAATGTTCTAAAAACGTTCTATTTGCCACCTGTTATAggacacacaaatgaaaaactCATGTAGGACAACAGTTCCTAGACAAGTTCGAACACACTTTATCATCAATGCTATTGGAAAACTCGGAATGTATTGTTATTACGGGAGATTTCAGTGATCGTTGTTATGACTGGTATGGAGGTCATGAAGGCAGTGAGCTGAAACTGGAACTCTTTGACCTAGTAACTGGACAAAATTACTCTCGGATAATTAATGAACTAGATACACTGATAATACTGCTAATGTTCTCGACCTTATAATAACTGACAGCGTTGGGTATATAACAGAATCCGGAGTATGTACTCCCCTAGCTAACCTAGATCATAGCACTATCTACTGTTGTGTGGATATCCCATGTAGCTCAAAGCCCCAAGCATTTATACGTTATGTTTGGGATTACAAATGTGCCGACTGTAGGGCTTAAACATAGCGCGAAGCCAGATTCCATGGATTACTGTATTAGACATCTTCGATAGCAATGATGACAAGGTTTATGCTTGGAGttctctgaaaaaaaagtgtCCATCGACGTGCTGCATAAGTCTgcactgggggggggggggggggttgagaCGGATTTCCTACAATGTTCTCATGAATGAACTGAATTGGGAACCCCTGTACTCTCGGCACCAGGTTCATCGTCTGCTTGCCTtctataaaattatacatgGCCTCTCACTAATCTATCTTCATGTACCAGTGCAGTGAATAGTGTTTACAACCTCAGACATGTAAATAGAACTAAACCTTCCAATTGTtgcacgctggcttcctctccggccgtaagtgggaaggtcttgcagcaacctgcggatggtcgtgggtttcctccgggctctgcccggtttcctcccaccacagtgctggctgccgtcgtataagtgaaatattgttgagtacggcataaaacaccaatcaaataattaaataaatcaaatcgaATTGTTGTATTAATCTTTTTTATTCCTCCTTTTTGCCTCTGACAACAAAGGACTGGAATAATTCGCCTATAAACTTTAAATAATATACACATTTTAGGAAATATATATCGGCTAATAAACCCAATGACCTCACATTTGTATACAATTCTTTTAATCAATAGCTCATTGTAGAATGATGATGggactacgccccttacatggTGATCTGTTTAAATTTGTGAGTCTACCTGCCCAGAGTGTGGATTGTATTGAAATGACCCAACACTATCTATTCACCTGTCCCGC encodes the following:
- the LOC135469390 gene encoding uncharacterized protein LOC135469390, with amino-acid sequence MNSAVAFLFCGLVAYGSASTCENICTPVCTGGTAGGGALIGDIPGAIIGGALSGTCSPVCHKVCSLGKRNIDRWFETVFPPHLTDYDLNGDGQISLKEFAAGFKGSHLDFATRHIFHLSDKDADGFLSALELALAPPQVQLSSVKIKLLFGHKQIKYQLA